A window from Chitinophaga filiformis encodes these proteins:
- a CDS encoding TonB-dependent receptor, with protein sequence MSGIVKSQAGQPLPGATVRVAFADAGINKGLVTKSDGSFVVPNLRVGGPYTVTVSFTGYATETATGIYLTLGQNTALDLRLVEEAGKLNEVVISGRSTIFNDQRTGASTNISATQIRQLPTISRSADDYLRITPSASPTYNGISFAGRNGQYNNFSLDGAVFNNPFGLDAPAPGGQTNAQPISLDAIDQIQINIAPYDVTQSGFTGAGVNTVTKSGSNKFGGTVYGFYRNDAISGDKVDGQKLTVPTLKHFQGGFSLGGAIKKNKLFYFVNFETEQRKDGASAYVARNNSNAGDVTTSRVLESDLNAVSAALAQRFGYVTGPYQNFDLERKNYKWLAKIDWVINSKHNLSFTYNGLDASQEKTAHPNAINRRGPDAITLQFRNSGYKMINKLHSFGLELKSNFNDTYSNKFRAVFTSFRDKRDPFSSPFPVLNITKYNVPYIVAGYEPFSINNRLNQDALQLTDNFNIILPKHTLTIGASYEQFKFGNSFNLTGFGFTVFSGVDINTFLTNVAAGVYDKNVTYAKNRVAADQWTWYYLTVGQISAYLQDEFSVTDHFKVTYGVRFDKALYFPSKASYNNPSIDPDNGTFLGTISTASPTVPNSDNLKLFDENGNPVKNGPGQQIDNTRMPSGKVLVSPRLGFNWDIRGDKTLQLRGGTGLFTGRFPFVWLGNAIGNPFTGYYNVTAHNFKWPQIWRSNIGLDYKLPIGTVLSGDVAYSKDINAMMVRDYGLGTPTGVLNSGTGDNRAVYQASDKGNTSTYVFTNVKVGYSFNATFQAQQTFGKGYFLMLGYNYLVAKDASSISAEISGDAFDRNPVLGNANKAVNSHSLYGNTHRIVLAGIKKFEYCKGKYATTVSFFSNWTSGNRFSYVYGGDLNNDGSFANDLMYVPTSAEIRNMNFAPLLDAEGNTQNAAAQGAALEAFINQDKYLSKHRGQYTQKYAGTTPWFSQIDMRVLQDFNFRGKEKTSTIQLSLDVVNLGNLISSKWGLRKYASTTGYYQPVGVAGKDNTGKAIYQFDPSQKQTFITSPDLISRWQLQLGARYIF encoded by the coding sequence TTGAGCGGTATTGTCAAAAGTCAGGCAGGACAACCCCTGCCCGGTGCAACCGTCAGGGTAGCCTTCGCTGATGCCGGTATCAACAAAGGATTGGTCACCAAATCGGATGGTAGCTTCGTCGTACCTAACCTTCGTGTAGGCGGCCCGTATACCGTGACGGTTTCCTTTACCGGTTACGCCACGGAAACAGCTACCGGTATTTACCTCACCCTGGGACAAAACACGGCCCTCGACCTGCGCCTGGTGGAAGAAGCCGGGAAGCTCAATGAAGTGGTGATCAGCGGCCGCTCCACCATCTTCAATGACCAGCGTACAGGGGCTTCTACCAACATCAGTGCCACGCAGATCCGGCAATTGCCCACTATCTCCCGTTCCGCGGACGATTACCTGCGTATCACTCCGTCCGCATCGCCTACCTACAACGGTATTTCCTTTGCCGGAAGGAACGGGCAGTATAACAACTTCTCCCTGGACGGAGCCGTGTTCAATAACCCGTTTGGACTGGATGCACCGGCTCCCGGCGGACAAACAAACGCACAGCCTATTTCTCTGGATGCGATAGACCAGATCCAGATCAATATCGCGCCATATGATGTTACACAGTCAGGATTTACCGGCGCGGGGGTGAATACCGTTACCAAAAGCGGGAGCAATAAATTCGGCGGAACGGTATATGGTTTTTACCGTAATGACGCTATCTCGGGCGATAAAGTAGACGGGCAGAAACTGACAGTGCCTACACTCAAACATTTCCAGGGAGGTTTCTCACTGGGAGGCGCTATCAAAAAGAATAAACTGTTCTACTTCGTCAACTTCGAAACAGAACAGCGTAAAGATGGCGCAAGCGCCTATGTAGCGAGGAATAACAGCAACGCCGGCGATGTGACCACCTCCCGCGTGCTCGAGTCAGACCTCAATGCTGTCAGCGCTGCACTGGCCCAACGCTTTGGTTATGTAACCGGCCCTTACCAGAACTTTGACCTTGAACGCAAGAACTATAAATGGCTGGCAAAGATAGACTGGGTGATCAACAGCAAGCATAACCTGTCGTTCACTTACAATGGCCTGGACGCTTCGCAGGAAAAAACTGCGCACCCCAACGCCATTAACCGCCGTGGCCCGGACGCCATCACCCTGCAGTTCCGGAATTCAGGATATAAGATGATCAACAAACTGCACTCCTTCGGACTGGAGCTGAAGTCTAACTTCAACGATACCTACTCCAACAAGTTCCGTGCAGTGTTCACCAGTTTCAGGGACAAGCGCGATCCGTTCTCTTCGCCTTTCCCCGTGCTGAACATCACAAAATACAATGTGCCTTACATAGTAGCAGGATACGAGCCTTTCTCCATTAATAACCGCCTCAACCAGGATGCATTGCAGCTGACAGACAACTTCAATATCATCCTCCCCAAACATACCCTTACCATCGGGGCATCCTATGAACAGTTCAAATTCGGAAACTCCTTTAACCTGACAGGTTTTGGCTTTACCGTGTTCTCCGGCGTGGACATCAATACTTTCCTGACGAATGTAGCTGCAGGAGTGTATGATAAGAACGTAACATATGCAAAGAACCGCGTGGCCGCCGACCAGTGGACATGGTACTACCTTACTGTGGGACAGATCTCTGCCTACCTGCAGGACGAGTTCAGCGTAACTGACCATTTTAAGGTGACTTATGGCGTTCGTTTTGACAAAGCGTTGTATTTCCCGTCCAAAGCCAGTTACAACAACCCCAGCATAGATCCGGATAACGGAACTTTCCTGGGTACTATTTCAACCGCTTCACCTACTGTTCCCAACAGCGACAACCTGAAGCTGTTCGATGAAAACGGTAACCCCGTGAAGAATGGACCTGGTCAGCAAATAGATAATACCCGTATGCCCAGCGGTAAAGTACTGGTATCTCCCCGTTTAGGCTTTAACTGGGATATCAGGGGCGATAAGACCTTACAGTTACGTGGTGGTACCGGTCTGTTCACCGGCCGCTTCCCCTTCGTATGGCTGGGTAATGCCATCGGAAATCCCTTCACCGGCTATTACAACGTAACAGCCCACAATTTCAAATGGCCGCAGATCTGGCGTTCCAACATTGGCCTGGATTATAAACTGCCTATCGGTACGGTGCTGAGTGGCGATGTGGCTTATTCGAAAGATATCAACGCCATGATGGTACGCGACTATGGCCTGGGTACGCCTACAGGTGTGCTGAATTCAGGTACCGGCGATAACCGTGCTGTATACCAGGCATCCGACAAAGGAAATACCTCCACCTATGTATTCACCAACGTGAAAGTAGGGTACTCCTTCAATGCTACTTTCCAGGCGCAGCAAACCTTCGGTAAAGGATATTTCCTGATGCTGGGTTATAACTACCTGGTAGCAAAAGACGCCAGCTCCATCTCCGCAGAGATCTCCGGCGATGCATTTGACCGTAACCCGGTGCTCGGTAACGCTAACAAGGCGGTGAATTCCCACTCCCTGTACGGCAACACCCACCGTATAGTCTTAGCCGGTATTAAAAAGTTTGAATACTGCAAAGGCAAATACGCCACTACCGTATCATTCTTCAGTAACTGGACAAGCGGTAACCGTTTCTCCTATGTATATGGAGGTGACCTCAATAACGATGGCTCTTTTGCGAACGACCTGATGTATGTGCCTACATCGGCAGAGATCCGCAACATGAACTTTGCCCCGCTCCTGGATGCAGAAGGTAATACCCAGAATGCTGCCGCACAGGGCGCCGCACTGGAAGCGTTCATCAACCAGGATAAATACCTGAGCAAACACCGTGGCCAGTACACACAGAAATACGCCGGTACCACGCCCTGGTTCAGCCAGATAGATATGCGCGTACTGCAGGACTTTAACTTCCGCGGTAAAGAAAAGACCAGCACTATCCAGCTAAGCCTCGACGTAGTGAACCTCGGTAACCTCATTAGCAGTAAATGGGGACTGCGTAAGTATGCAAG